One genomic window of Ziziphus jujuba cultivar Dongzao chromosome 4, ASM3175591v1 includes the following:
- the LOC107416853 gene encoding VQ motif-containing protein 22 — MNQTMSSSSEWMHFYNQSFSGQPVHPPGHHLTPSPIFGGGGTSTPGGDRVISDATVVTTAFPTTTTANPLGSGNSSPTAATNLSPEGRVSKPARKRSRASRRTPTTLLNTDTANFRAMVQQFTGGPSAPFGSVSHPGGVSFGFASGGGGGIRQNFMNPLMVPAGFQLQQQQQVFHQLQQQNQGQGQGGQYLQFGLSNGTSTPAVDGFLQRLSSGGRAGNVNGGGGGGGVNTAEGFMNMEHGVSAPRPSSGSNENRSNSSFMF, encoded by the coding sequence ATGAACCAAACCATGTCCTCCTCCAGCGAGTGGATGCACTTCTACAACCAAAGCTTTTCCGGCCAACCCGTTCATCCTCCCGGTCATCATCTAACACCATCTCCCATATTCGGCGGCGGCGGAACCAGCACCCCTGGCGGCGATCGAGTAATCTCAGATGCTACTGTTGTCACCACTGCCTTCCCTACCACCACCACCGCTAACCCACTTGGTTCAGGGAATTCCAGCCCCACTGCCGCAACCAACCTCAGCCCCGAAGGTCGAGTCTCCAAGCCGGCACGCAAGCGTTCCAGGGCATCGCGTCGAACCCCGACCACTCTCCTGAATACCGACACCGCAAACTTCCGTGCCATGGTTCAGCAATTCACCGGCGGTCCGAGTGCACCGTTCGGATCCGTTTCTCATCCCGGCGGAGTGAGTTTCGGTTTCGCCAGCGGCGGTGGTGGAGGAATCAGGCAGAATTTCATGAACCCTCTGATGGTTCCGGCGGGTTTCCAGCTTCAACAGCAACAACAGGTATTCCACCAGCTACAACAGCAGAATCAGGGTCAGGGTCAGGGTGGTCAGTACCTGCAGTTCGGACTGAGTAACGGAACCAGCACGCCGGCGGTGGACGGATTTCTTCAAAGACTGAGCTCCGGAGGAAGAGCGGGTAACGTTAACGGAGGTGGTGGAGGAGGAGGGGTGAACACGGCGGAAGGGTTCATGAACATGGAGCATGGAGTCTCGGCTCCAAGGCCTTCCAGTGGCTCCAATGAGAA